The region CCCTGCGAGAGTACTACAACTTCGGCGCGGGTGATGAACGGTATGTCAGTTATGTAAACCCTGATTTCGAACCTAACCTGGAAGCTGATCTACCCTATACCGGCCTGTTCGCTGTCGGTAACGCCGACTTGCAGCACCGTATTTATATTCAGGAAGCCAAAGACGAGAACACCACGATTACCCTCGACGGTAAGAACATCTTCAACGACTCTTGGACGTTGGATTACGAGTATCATATATCCAATAGCGAGCGAACCAATCCTGACGACCGTCGTATCCAGTTTAGAAAACGCTATCTCCCGATGATTGGGCAACTGGACAAAGAAAACATTACCGCCCGAATTATTGCCAACAGCCAACTTCGTTTCCTGGCGGACTCACAGGACAATCCCTATCCAGCCTCGGGTATTCCGGGCACCAATGGATACAGTGGACAGCGTCCCTACGTACTGGGAGAGCGTTACCAGCCAGGTATGGATTACGACAACCTGTATCTGGAAGACGGCTTGCGGGAAGACGATCTCACCCAGTATGAAGTCAACCTTGAGAAAGAGTTTTTCGATGGTTGGCTGAACTACGTCAAGGGCGGCGTTCTGATGAAGGAGCGTGAGCGTAACCGTGAACGTGTGGCTTTGAGTGTAGCACCCTTCGATTACCCTGACGGCTGTGAAGGGGACCGAGAATGTCTTGATTGGTCGAACACAAGCATCGGCTTGGCAGATTTCGAAACCTACACGCCACGAAATCCGCGGTTTGACCACGATTTTGTGACGGTTGATCAGGCGGAAACCGTCATTGCGGCGACTCGCCGTATCCCTGAATGGTTGGACCCTCTTCGGTCCGGTGCTGCCAGCAACAGCCAAAACTATCGGCTATTTGAAGATAGTCAGGAAGCTTACCTGATGGCCGAGTTCCAGGTTGCCGATAACGCGACACTGATTGCCGGCGCACGTTATGTGAATACCGAATTTGGCTCTACCGGTTACCTGACCATGCGCCATGATCGCTTCCAGCAAGATGAAGGTTTTGTGCGTGACATCGTCATGCCACTGACCGATCCTGATGGCGGTGAGTTCGTCACCAATGAATACGACGGAATCTACCCCGGTGCTCACCTTCGTTGGGACGTGACGGACAACTTACTGGCCCGGGCCTCCATCTGGACCAGCTATACACGGCCGAGTTTCGGTGAAGCTGCTGCGCGGGCCGAGTTCAGCGATCGCGTCAAACTCTGCCGCGAGACACCTCTGAATGAAGGCACCAACAACGAACGCGAACGTTGCAGTGACAATATTCAGGGTGAGCTGGGTATTCAGCCGACTCCGGGTGATGATGGTTTCGTTCGGGACATTGCTGAAACCCTCTCTTTGGCGCCCGGCGGTAACGCACTTGAATTGGGTAATACCGATCTGGTCGCCATGGAGGCCACCAACTTTGACGCGTCTCTGAGCTGGTACGGCCCCAATGGACATTTCTTTGAGGCGGCCGTTTTCTATAAAGACATCACCGATTATGTGGTCGATGTTCGCGGCCTGAGCCTGGCTCGCAGTGAGCTGCCCGAAAACGTCCGTTCTGCCCTGGATCAGCTGGATTCATCGGATGGTGGTTTGCCGACCTATGAGAACTTTACTCAGAATATTTTCCAGATCGGCGAGGACTTCACCTTCCACAATGTGGATACCACCATTAACGGTGAATCGGCGATGGTCTATGGTCTCGAGTTGAGCTATTCGAGATTCTTTGACAATGGTCTGTTCGTCAACTCCAACCTGACCTTGCTGGACA is a window of Marinimicrobium sp. C6131 DNA encoding:
- a CDS encoding TonB-dependent receptor; the encoded protein is MFHKRMLSLAVSLVAGGSLPLVAHAQDDQAAEPMLEEIVVQGVRQAELNAREMERNKDIFSSVISQDDAGNFADQNVAEALQRLPGVTLQKNDGQGEFVNIRGMGAGFVGVSMNNSEMASASGDGRAVGLNTIPADLMGSIEVFKSLTPDMDLNSIAGRVNVNSVTAFDRGEDTLRLTLQGSQHEQRGEFSPKATLIGTKMFADDTIGLAVSFSHEERGTEVNQITNEAGLRYIRPARPGIGPSSEFDGNEFTSRDYADNYFYNFEDEDTLGADPYVTLPRMLTPNNFEIRQDESVRTRSAATVDLGWRPGTDHEYNLRVARTDYTDEELTLREYYNFGAGDERYVSYVNPDFEPNLEADLPYTGLFAVGNADLQHRIYIQEAKDENTTITLDGKNIFNDSWTLDYEYHISNSERTNPDDRRIQFRKRYLPMIGQLDKENITARIIANSQLRFLADSQDNPYPASGIPGTNGYSGQRPYVLGERYQPGMDYDNLYLEDGLREDDLTQYEVNLEKEFFDGWLNYVKGGVLMKERERNRERVALSVAPFDYPDGCEGDRECLDWSNTSIGLADFETYTPRNPRFDHDFVTVDQAETVIAATRRIPEWLDPLRSGAASNSQNYRLFEDSQEAYLMAEFQVADNATLIAGARYVNTEFGSTGYLTMRHDRFQQDEGFVRDIVMPLTDPDGGEFVTNEYDGIYPGAHLRWDVTDNLLARASIWTSYTRPSFGEAAARAEFSDRVKLCRETPLNEGTNNERERCSDNIQGELGIQPTPGDDGFVRDIAETLSLAPGGNALELGNTDLVAMEATNFDASLSWYGPNGHFFEAAVFYKDITDYVVDVRGLSLARSELPENVRSALDQLDSSDGGLPTYENFTQNIFQIGEDFTFHNVDTTINGESAMVYGLELSYSRFFDNGLFVNSNLTLLDSEADAGETVRADKTAMPNQADVTANLTLGWENEFFSARVIGNMRSEILTQIGTCSQADIDRDNEWARVNTAGAEGALDGAAGDGTVYTEYCQRWADVFHDDVTGVDVKLTYNLTPEIKFYLDVLNVTEHVDVFYYRGDQYSNGNVLEFSEGLGRTYQAGVNIRF